Part of the Permianibacter fluminis genome, GGTATCGGCCGCGAGGGTGATGGCTGGGGTGGCGAGGACGGTGGCAATGGCAAGAGACAGGGGGGCACAGCGGCGATAAAACGATTGAGGGGTTGTCATTTTTCTCATGTTCCTTCCTGGCGAAAATCCGAATTGTTGGCATCGGTAAAGCGGCTGCAATCGATAGCGCGATTGGAATCCCTGGCTGCCGGCAGCTGACGCGACCACGACGCGACCGCCCGACTATAGCGATTGACCAGAAGGCTGAATAGCCCCGCCCGCCCGCCGCGCGAATATGCCAATCCGTTGCTTGCTGCAGAGCATCATCGGTCCCTAGAATCGGCCGCTTACCGAACAGGAAGCTTGCAAGATGGCCAACCCAATGGACGATTTTCCGCGGCTGAACCGGCTGCCGCCTTATGTTTTCAATGTCATTGGCGACCTGAAGATGGCCGCTCGCCGGCAGGGCGACGATATTGTCGACTTCAGCATGGGCAATCCGGACGGACCGACGCCGCCTCATATCGTCGCCAAGATGGTCGAAGCCGCGCAGCGGCCCGACACCCATCGCTATTCCGTGTCCAAGGGCCTGCCGCGGCTGCGCAAGGCCATCGCCGACTGGTATCACAAACGCTATGACGTGAGCCTCGACGCGGAAAAGGAAACCATCGTCACCATCGGCTCGAAGGAAGGCATTGCCCACCTCTGCCTGGCACTGCTTGATCGTGGCGACACCGTGCTGGTGCCGAACCCCTCCTACCCGATTCATATCTACGGTCCGGTCATTGCCGGCGCCGATGTCCGCAGCGTGCCGATGACCGATCCGCAATCCTTTCCGGAGCGGCTGGAAGAAGCGCTGCGCACGCATTACCCGAAACCGAAAATGCTGATCCTGAACTTCCCATCCAATCCGACGGCGGTGACGGTGCCCGATGGCTTCTTTGAAAAAATCGTCGCCTTGTGCCGCGAGTACGGTGTCTGGCTGGTGCACGATCTTGCCTATGCCGACATCGTGTTTGATGGCTACAAGGCGCCGTCGCTGCTGCAAGTGCCGGGCGCGCGCGATATCGCGGTCGAATTTTTTACGCTGTCGAAAAGCTACAACATGCCGGGCTGGCGGGTCGGCTTCATGGCTGGCAATGCCAAATTGGTCAACGCGCTGGCGCGCATCAAGAGCTATCACGATTACGGCATGTTCACGCCGATTCAAATCGCCGCAATCCACGCGCTGGAAGGCCCGCAGGATTGCGTGCAGGAAATCTGCGAGATCTATCGCAAACGTCGTGACGTGCTCTGTCAGGGCCTGCACCAGCTCGGTTGGCCGGTCGAC contains:
- the alaC gene encoding alanine transaminase, with translation MANPMDDFPRLNRLPPYVFNVIGDLKMAARRQGDDIVDFSMGNPDGPTPPHIVAKMVEAAQRPDTHRYSVSKGLPRLRKAIADWYHKRYDVSLDAEKETIVTIGSKEGIAHLCLALLDRGDTVLVPNPSYPIHIYGPVIAGADVRSVPMTDPQSFPERLEEALRTHYPKPKMLILNFPSNPTAVTVPDGFFEKIVALCREYGVWLVHDLAYADIVFDGYKAPSLLQVPGARDIAVEFFTLSKSYNMPGWRVGFMAGNAKLVNALARIKSYHDYGMFTPIQIAAIHALEGPQDCVQEICEIYRKRRDVLCQGLHQLGWPVDIPKATMFVWAKIPAAYRELGSLAFAKKLLEQAKVAVSPGIGFGEYGDEYIRFALIENEARTRQALRGIKAMFKADGVG